Proteins co-encoded in one Brassica rapa cultivar Chiifu-401-42 chromosome A02, CAAS_Brap_v3.01, whole genome shotgun sequence genomic window:
- the LOC103854067 gene encoding phytanoyl-CoA dioxygenase — protein MGIAGSLTPDQLEFYNSQGYLVIESFASEDEIGALRKRMNELLTQSDCSVSSVFSTKNQKKTTDNYFFESAEKISFFFEEKAFGDDGELKQPKELSINKVGHALHELDPLYKEFTYSSKVSSLVSSLGYRRPVVMQAMYIFKQPGIGGEVVPHQDNSFVYTDPPSCTGLWMALEDSTTVNGCLWAIPGSHKNGLVRRFIRGENGVTFDRPSPCYDQKDFVPIEMKAGSLIAIHGDLIHQSFENLSAKSRHAYSLHVVESDGCKWAPDNWIQRENMPEPLYAP, from the exons ATGGGAATCGCAGGAAGTCTAACACCAGATCAGCTCGAGTTCTACAACTCTCAAG GGTATCTGGTAATCGAATCATTCGCAAGTGAGGATGAGATTGGAGCCTTGAGGAAGAGGATGAATGAGTTGCTGACTCAATCTGATTGCTCCGTCTCTTCTGTTTTCTCCACTAAAAACCAg AAGAAGACTACCGATAATTACTTCTTTGAGAGCGCTGAAaaaatctccttcttctttgaaG AAAAAGCTTTTGGCGACGATGGGGAATTAAAGCAACCGAAAGAGCTTTCTATAAACAAAGTTGGCCATG CACTGCACGAGCTTGACCCGTTGTACAAGGAGTTCACATACTCGTCCAAGGTTTCAAGTTTGGTATCATCCTTAGGTTACAGAAGACCAGTCGTCATGCAGGCTATGTACATTTTCAAG CAACCTGGCATTGGAGGAGAAGTTGTTCCGCACCAAGATAACTCCTTTGTCTACACGGATCCACCGAGCTGTACTGGTCTCTGGATGGCTTTAGAAGATTCCACAACTGTTAACGGTTGTCTTTGGGCCATACCTGGATCTCACAAGA ACGGTTTGGTTAGAAGGTTTATTCGTGGTGAAAATGGTGTAACGTTTGATAGGCCATCGCCTTGTTACGACCAGAAAGATTTTGTGCCTATTGAGATGAAAGCAGGCTCATTGATTGCTATTCATGGTGATCTAATCCATCAAAG TTTCGAGAATCTATCAGCCAAGTCAAGACATGCCTATAGCTTACATGTAGTTGAATCTGATGGATGCAAATGGGCACCAGACAACTG GATTCAAAGAGAAAACATGCCTGAGCCTCTCTATGCCCCTTAG
- the LOC103854066 gene encoding CLAVATA3/ESR (CLE)-related protein 16, which yields MGNSVGNEHDTRRRRRKRAAPSTMLLWGILIFGQFGLSSSSALSSPHQYHHQSYPSSRKAGPFHETSSTQSPSTSLSFTDPHREEENRDDVYKDDKRLVHTGPNPLHN from the coding sequence ATGGGAAACTCTGTAGGAAATGAGCACGACacaagaagaagacgaaggaaACGAGCAGCACCCTCCACCATGTTATTGTGGGGAATCTTGATCTTTGGTCAGTTTGGTTTGTCTTCATCCTCAGctctttcttctcctcatcagTATCATCACCAATCATATCCTTCATCGAGAAAGGCTGGTCCTTTCCATGAAACCTCGTCGACTCAATCCCCCAGCACCTCATTGTCGTTCACAGATCCACATCGTGAAGAAGAAAACAGAGATGATGTTTATAAAGACGACAAGAGATTAGTTCACACAGGTCCAAATCCTCTCCACAACTGA
- the LOC117131668 gene encoding uncharacterized protein At1g43920, Chloroplastic-like — protein sequence MGEIINPVRDSSSILFDLVLKNLDSHLSFFEYRMMSSGCEDSSVNTMGIRGIPEQCGCGRRTGIYTSKTKVNPGRTFFRCPTFQNDHLYKWVDEAVYEEVQDALPKVECFASDVMKLKMEIESMKTVEEELKEDVRKASNELKKLNVIMKVGFSVVCLCGVICLVLIMFDKAYGLSMNSY from the exons ATGGGCGAAATCATAAATCCAGTTCGCGATTCAAGCTCGATTCTCTTCGATCTCGTCCTTAAGAATCTCGATTCTCATCTCTCCTTCTTCGAGTATCGCATGATGAGTTCGGGTTGTGAGGATTCGTCTGTGAATACAATGGGAATTCGTGGTATCCCGGAGCAATGCGGCTGTGGTCGAAGAACTGGGATATACACATCAAAAACGAAGGTCAATCCAGGAAGAACTTTCTTTAGATGCCCAACGTTTCAAAAT GATCACTTGTATAAATGGGTAGATGAAGCTGTCTACGAAGAGGTTCAAGATGCATTGCCAAAAGTTGAGTGCTTTGCATCAGATGTTATGAAACTTAAAATGGAGATCGAAAGCATGAAAACCGTGGAGGAAGAGTTGAAAGAAGATGTTAGGAAGGCGAGCAATGAACTTAAGAAGCTGAATGTGATCATGAAAGTGGGTTTTTCGGTGGTTTGTTTATGCGGTGTGATATGTCTTGTGTTGATCATGTTTGACAAAGCATATGGGTTGTCTATGAATAGCTACTAG
- the LOC117131665 gene encoding uncharacterized protein LOC117131665, whose amino-acid sequence MLEEIRRQCMTRNYNRSKMAKDRKTRFTPKTHKELDRVEKKSKECSLRWAIGPETEVEDRDQSYVVNLENETCACRSWQMNGIPCIHAAKVILGVGRKLSEFVAPFYTTSKWRETYSFGIRPVNGMIEWPRTNRLGVIPPPNRNGKPGRPKNHDRKKGTNETVSTTKLSRANRVMTCSNCKEEGHYKNTCRKAFVESPPKKPRGRPRKYQGLHFGESQAQSSEAQTSQNQSSQAQASAWEVPQSSEGQSSQAQSSRWEVPQSSQAEASQTAAWGRWFFRCLCVVYDGLCLNAFVVCCL is encoded by the exons ATGTTAGAGGAGATTAGGCGCCAATGTATGACTAGGAACTACAATAGGTCTAAGATGGCTAAGGACAGGAAGACTAGGTTCACCCCAAAGACACATAAAGAGTTAGACAGGGTTGAGAAGAAGTCAAAAGAATGTAGTCTGCGTTGGGCAATTGGGCCAGAGACTGAGGTGGAAGATAGAGACCAGTCTTACGTGGTGAATTTGGAGAATGAGACTTGTGCATGTCGAAGCTGGCAAATGAATGGTATTCCATGCATCCATGCTGCTAAGGTCATCCTTGGCGTGGGTAGAAAACTCTCTGAATTTGTTGCTCCTTTCTACACAACCTCTAAGTGGCGTGAAACCTACAGTTTTGGGATCAGACCTGTAAATGGGATGATAGAGTGGCCTCGGACCAATAGATTAGGTGTGATTCCACCACCTAATCGAAATGGCAAGCCTGGTAGGCCTAAAAACCATGATCGAAAGAAGGGAACCAATGAGACAGTGTCTACTACCAAGCTGAGTCGTGCGAACAGGGTAATGACTTGCTCTAATTGCAAAGAAGAAGGGCACTACAAGAATACATGTCGGAAGGCTTTTGTTGAGAGTCCACCTAAGAAACCAAGAGGCAGACCAAGGAAATATCAG GGACTACACTTTGGCGAGTCACAAGCTCAATCCTCAGAAGCTCAAACCTCACAAAATCAATCCTCACAAGCTCAAGCATCAGCATGGGAAGTTCCTCAATCTTCAGAAGGTCAATCCTCACAAGCTCAATCATCACGATGGGAAGTTCCTCAATCCTCACAAGCTGAAGCATCACAGACAGCAGCGTGGGGAAGATGGTTTTTTAGATGCTTGTGTGTTGTTTATGATGGTCTCTGTCTGAATGCTTTCGTTGTGTGTTGTTTATGA